The Megalobrama amblycephala isolate DHTTF-2021 linkage group LG16, ASM1881202v1, whole genome shotgun sequence genome includes the window CAAGAAATTgctaaataaagttattttgttttgtttttgcacacaaaaagtattcttgtcccttcataacattaagtttgaaccgcTGACTATTTTagcgatgtctttactacttttttgGACCTTGAATTTGGTTACGTGCTTTGtatcttggatttcatcaaatatatcttaatttgtgttctgaagatgaacaaaggtcttacaggtttggaacaacatgatggtgagtaattaatgacagaaatttaatttttgggtgaactaaccctttcaaaTTGAAGAGAATGCGGCCAATCTACATACTCACTGTTTCTATATAGCGGAAACCTAAATTGATGCTTACTTTTACCTCCATCTGGCTTGTCTCTTCCCACGGTAGATCACAGGATCATCAAGCCTGTGGAGACTGGATCAGACCTGATCCTGGATCTGTACACGAATCAAGCTGAGCAAGTgatttttcaaaacaaaaatgaaaccaGATGGACAGTCTTGTGGGAAAGAGGTGCAGACATAAGCAAGAAAGGCTATCCAAAAGAGAAAGACAACAAGTTGGTTTTTAGGAGGGTTACGGCCAGCAGTGCCGGAACATACAAAGTTCTAGACTCACAGGGTTTGGCGCTCAGCACAGTGAAGGTCACAGTTAAAGGTAGGTAACTTTTATTGAGTACATTACTAcacccttaaaataaagtggttttatggttccatgaagaacctttaacaaaaatgtttctttagattattaaaattttcttcacatgaaGAAAACAAATGGTTctttttaagaactgttcaatCCAAAAATGGTTCATCTATGGCTTCACTGCGATAAACCCCCTTTGGGACATATTTTTAAGAGAGTATTTACCTGTTATAGTCAGTTGCAAGACTGTGTTAATCTTAGTATTTTTCTCAATTGTAGAACATGTGCTAGCAAAAGAAACAGAATCTCTTCGAATACATTCTGTATTAGGTAAGCTGTACAAAAATAGTGTTACTTGACAAGCTaaggagaatattttttttaattaaacacctTGATTGGAAAGAAAGACATTCCTGTTTCTAACCATTTtgttctttatttctttctttctttcactctcACTTATTTTAGGTAAAGCTACAATGAGTATGCCTCCTTTAAGCCTCATTATTCTTTTCCTCTTATTTCACCTAATGCTTCAAATGAATTGAAATCATtctcattttaattgttttttttcttttcattttaatggTAGCACTTtgcaataaggtcccattagttaacattatttaatgcattaactaacatcaactaacaacttTGTTAGCACATCaactttgttaacattagttaattaaaatacaactgttcaatCTTAGTTCATATTTTTCACTGTTAGTTCATCTTAACTGatgtagttaattaatgttaacaaatggaaccttattgtaagcTCACTAttccccggtttcacagacaaggcttaagctagtcctagactaaaatgcatgtttgagctgttttaactgaaagcaacatATACTGATATATCGTAAAATATGTCAGtggcattgttttgtctcaataTGCACactagtaatgttttttctagtgaacatttataaaagccacataaatgccctaattgaactaaggtttaatcctggcttaggctaaaccctgtctgtgaaaccgggccaaaAAGTATGAAGTAGTGTGTGATTACGTGAAACCTGTGTGGATACTTTTGTAGTGGTTGTTTTACTGTACTGTACAATGAattgttaaaatacatttaaataaagagagaattaatatatgtatatatataatcaatgtaacaatatgtaaaatattgCAATGCCTATAATCCTCAGAATCCGACAGGTATAAAGGGGCAAACCCTCACATCAATTGCAGGGGTGTGTTTCCCGTACAATGACGTAACTTTGCCATAGTACAATGGCATTGTTGaagaaatcaactagctagtcatgactgtttcccgaaacttTATTGTCACAAAttgcgcactcttcaaaaatgGCGTTTTAAATCTCTTGAAAATCTAAAAGAAGTTAAtgacatttgtatttatttgaaataaaagactTTACTGAATGTCAgtttgcttattttgctcaagataaggatttattaagtccacatgtcatgcaaacaagaaactatgcttaaCCACAGGTGGAaagctgtcgttccaaccacacaaccTTGTGATGCcgtttgcgaatgttcgttagaactatggtttcgggaaacacctgTTTCATAGCATGCCAGGTCATATCACACTGGACTAATGACACCTTTTTTAACTAATAGCAAGACATTTGTTGTATGATTGGTTACATATACTTGCAAAGAAACTTACAAAAAAGGTTATCAGCCTTTACACTTTTATTATTCCACCAAATTCATACCATGAGAGGTACCTGAAAACAACCTGAAGACAATAGCCTTGAAaacttaaatggatagttcacccaaaaatgaaatgtcatTGAAATGTCAAtgaaatgtcatcatttactcaccctcatgtcattccaaacctgtacaagtttctttgttctgctgaacacaaaagaagatattttaaagagtgatagtaaccaaacagtttctggtccccattcacttccataatatgtttttacatactGTGGAAGTTAATGGAGACCAGCAGTTAAGTTACCCACattatcaaaatatcttcttcaaCAGAACATAGAAACTCATACAGATTTAGaacaatttgagggtgagtaaatgatgacagaattttaatttttcagtgaaatatccctttaagtaaatccctttgacaaaaaataaataacttcatttattttaatctattaaAATGGCTAACATTTAAATCATACCACTGTATATGACTTGCTATATTTATATGATGCTTATTGTACCtattatgacatttttattatttatttgtatcacatttatcttttttttttttcagcaaaaaaCACTGCATTGTCCTAgtgaaaattttaaataaaaataccattGTTGAGGTGAAATTTCCATCATCAAACAACACAgaccacaaaaataaatattgtaagtgtattttttattagaaatgtacaaaaacaataaaaagacaGCAGATTAAATAGTGTGTAAAAGGCACTATTTATGCCTAACTGGATTAGACATATGCAGGCTTAGAATAGTAAAGTATAGATACTTCCGAAATATTATTCAGTAAAATGCTGTTTATTTAATATGATTGTTTTCACAGAAAATGTTTTACTGAATTTTACTGGGAGGAATGTGTGATTGTACATATATTTGTAAGATATAAACAAATGgtaatattctgaaatgtcATCTGTCTTCATTCACTGACTGTATCTCCACTTCAGGCTGAAGGGTACTTTGTTTGTTACTTTTGGGGCCGTTTGCAGTACTGCGCTGCACGCGTGGGTAAAACGGACCTACCAGCCAATTGAGAGGTGTATTGTTGACTAGGTAGTCCATGACGTTATCCATGGATTCTCCTATTCTGCTCAGCTGAGATCGACTGATGACGAGTATGGTACTGGGCATATCTCCTATGGCGGCCGTCTTTCTGAAGCTGCTGTATATCTCTATGGCGGACTGGCTGACAGAGGTGACCTGGACCGAGACGTGCTGAGGGAGACCTTTGAGGCTGGACACCAAGACCAGATATGTGGTCTGAAGTTGCTGGCTGAGGTTGTAGGCAATGGTCAGTGTGCGTGATTCTGTTTCCTGATTGAAAATCATTTGCAGaagagaaaatgagatccaTGTATTTAACCATGTTAACTGAACTTCAGTCTCTAAAAACATGATATTCAGACTGTATCTTTGAGATAATTTCCAGTCACATGATATCTTGGATACCTCAGCTTCATTGTCTGTCACTGTCTCGTTCTCATCTTGACTCCCGGTCTTCCAGCCCATCAGTGAACGGGTATATTCAATCTAATAAGAAAGGAAATAACATTAGGAGACAGTCTTTTGTATGGAGGCCCATTTCCACCAcataaggaaaaaaaacatgctttagtaaatcataattatgagattgaaaaagtaaaaattatgagataataagTCATTtgtatgagataaaaagtcggaaatatgacattatattataattatgacataaaaatcaaaataatggcttaaaaagtcagaattgtgccataaaaagttgaaattctgacttaaaatgacatactaagtaatgattatgagataaaaagttgagaTTATGACATTACTAAGTTatgaaaagtcagaattatgacatactaaatgaTTATTgacaaagtcaaaattaagaTGATATTAtgccttaaaaaaaatcaattgtgattaaaaagtcaaaattatgacataaaaagtaagAATACCAAGTCATTAATGCgataaagtaaaaattatgacatactaaatcataattatgacacaagtcaaaattaagacataccaagtcaaaattatggttttaaaagtcaattatgacattaaaaagatgaAATTGTGACACAAAAAGTAGGAATTCTGACATGCTAAGTCATTTATGAGttgaaaagtcgaaattatgacataataaatcataattatgacatacaggtgctggtcatataattagaatatcgtgaaaaagttcctttttttattgtaaattatttttaaaaatgaaactttcatatattctagattccttacatgtaaagtaaaacatttcaaaagtttatttattttttttaattttgatgattagagcgtacagctcatgaaagtccaaaatccagtatctcaaaatattagaatatttcctaagatcaatcaaaaaatggattttcaaaacagaaaagttcaagttctttaaagtatgttcatttgtacactcaatacttggtcggcagcacatattacagcaaatgacttgctcctagcacaaattacagcatcagtgaagtgtggcatggaagtgatcagcctgtggcactgctgaggcactattgagccttcagatcatctgtatattgttggatcgactgtttctcatctttctcttgaaaatatcccatagattcaggggtcaggcatgttggctggccaataaaacacagtaatatcatggtcagcaaaccacttggaggaggtttttgcactgtgggcaggtgctaaagtcctgctggaaaaggaaatcagcatctccataaagcttgtcagcagatggaagcataaagtgctccaaaatctcctggaagatggctgcattgactttgcacttgataaaacacaatggaccaacaccagcagatgtcacggccccccaaatcattactgacttcagaaacttcccactagacttcaagcagcttggattctgtgcctctccagtcttccttcagactctgggaccatgatttcaacaagaaatgcaaaatttacttttatctgaaaagaggactttcgaccactgttcactgtccagttctttttctccttagcccaggtaagatgcttctgacgttgtttctgtttcagaagtggcttggtagtccttttcctgaagatgtctgagtgtggtgactcttgatgtgctgactccggcttcattctactcattgtgaagctctcccaagtgtttgaattggctttacttgacagtattctcaagcttgtggtcatccttgttgcttgtgcacctttgcctacccaatttcttccttctagtcaactttgcatttaatatgctttgatacatcactctgtaaacagccaccacattcagtaatgaccatctgtgacttactctctttgtggagggtgtcaatgattgtctcctggaccattgccaaatcagcagtcttcccccattagtgtggtttcaaagaacaagagatatttatactgtagggatggtcatttaatgaaactcaaatgtaaatattctaatattttgagatactggattttggactttcattagctgtatgctctaatcaacaaattaaaaaaaaaaaaaacttttgaaatgttttactttacatgtaggaaatctagtataaatgaaagtttcatttttttaaataatttacaataaaaaaaatgaactttttcacaatattctaattatatgaccagcacctgcaattatgacttagtatgtcgaaatttcatatttttatctcATTCTGATTTGGAATATCATATTTATGACGGTCATAAtttctaaatatttaattttttgtcataattattgcataaaatgtcaaaatgactgCCAGTcgtgtcataatttcaactttttgtcataatttcgactttttaatCTTTAgtattcataattatgacagtcatcattttgacttattatttcataattatgacttagtagtatgtcataattatgacatgtcataattttgactttttatccaTGGTGTAGTTTAGCGGAGATCTGGACTCTTGGCTGTGTTGCATGGCATTACGAACCTTTTCAACAGCTCTCTGGTAAGCCCTGTCCTTGACTTTGCTGGAGAGAGACCCCAGTCGAACGAAGTAACTGGATGCTTCACTGTTATTCTCAAATCCTTCAGTGTTCTTCACTTCACATTCTGATTTTGAAAGGACAACCACAGAAACAGGACAAAGAAGCGATTGTTAGATTTCATAATTTTCCATTAgcattttataaatgattagTAAGGCTCTTGAAACGGTAATTAATTTCAGATTCCAGGTCAATAATCTCTTTGAGATGTGCTTAATTCTGATGTTCCACACATAAATAGGATTAATACTTCTCTTTCTGGAAAATGGAATTCAGGAACATAATTCCCGGGACTAAATGCAGTCTTTTGACAGAGCATACAGTATGGAAATTGTTtcaatgttatttaaaaagccATACTTTATAAGAAGCATATCACAAGACTATCACAAGATATAAGCaatcttatatgtacatttgcTGTTCTCAGAGTGCAAGAGACTTTTATAGACAAATAAAGGGgatagttcacaaaaaaaaagaaaattttatcataatttagtcacactcatgtcattccaaatgatatttgaagaatgtttcgacttttgtccatacaatggaaatCAGTGGCTCAaaaaacccccccaaaaaacattttgaccCCACTGACTTTTACTGAGataatttttataaaacatattcctttgtgttccacagatgaaagaaagtcatacaagtttagaacaacataagaatgaataaatgatgacagacgtTTCCTTATGAGGACTGTGTTAGTGGCAAGTTTTAACATCACCATGAATCTTATGCATCtaattttatgtaatatttcagCATTtttctgtgcacatcattattattattttttaaattaatgtgccctcataatctttaatcaaaataccttcccctccctcttgcagcaacatctgACATGTTTACTGCcacgagggcgggacaacctgtcactcacatgagatcaaccAATAGCGAACCACAACCacccaatcaattcccaatgagCAAAATCAAGTTCTTGtctacatttttcttatttgagaagccatttcacatcacaatagggaagaaaagaggCCATCTTTTAGAAATAACCCTAAAGCTGAGCAACTTTAAGTCACAGTAAATAAACATGGTCCATCTATCCTCACCTTTCACATCCTCAGCTTCAGGTAAGTACTGCTCCAGCAGAGTCTCAGATGTGCTCAGCGCTGTGTCCACTCTGCTGCTCATCAGTTTGACCGCcctgctctccatcatcgtttGGACTCCACTGCTAACCACCGTCTTGGTCTTTTCCATGCTGTCCTGCACTGCCTCTTTGGCATTGGCGACAATCTGAAAGAGAAGAATGCATTAGAGCAGTGCTTAAAACATGTAGTATGCTTAACATTTAGACAATATTAAAGTGGAGTTTACTAAATACCTGATCAGACGGCTTGTGTAGGATCGGCAGAGTCTTCTCTATCTTATCCAGTCCTTTGCACGCCAGGTCATTTGCAATAGAGACTACAGAGGGACACAATAACTTTtagtaaatacattttcagtgtAATCAGCCCTGATTTCAACTGGAAAATCAGTCAGTCAACTTACTCTGAGGCTCTAGTTTGCCAATGATTGGTAAAGCACTGTAAAAAGCAGCTGAGGTTATGGATTTCACACCATTCTCAGCCACCTCACACACAGACTTCAAGTATGGATGGTTGTTCTTGGTGTTGCAGTACACATTTGACACCATGCCATAGGTGGAAATAACCAAGGGAAGGTGAACTATTCGATCAACCACATTCTAGAAAGGAACGGACAGGGATGAAGACATTAAGTGACGTTCTtcacatatttttatatagcttatatatttttatagtattaataattagcattattcatttgaaattaaatttaaatggtATAAATGAGGTTTAAAATGCCACACCTGGTTATTCACAACGTCCACAGAAGCCATGTCACTGTAATTAGCAGAAAATCTGCAAAAGATCATTCAATCTGTCATAGCAATAgagatttctttctttcttctactTGAAACTTTAATCAACATAGTTGATAAATAACATCTCTCACAGAAACAAATTATAAAGGATAGACGACACTAAACACAATAAGAGCTTAAACATCACcataagaaaaaagaaaagcgCACTATTTACCTGTTGTGCTGTCTGAACAAAATTCACGAGTCGACTCTCAGTTGCTCTAATGAGGATTGAGCGAATGTCCCGGATTTTATAGGAAGGAATTCTGGTGACAGACTGGATGACGTCGAGACGAGTGATGTAGTCCAAAGGTCGTGTACTGAGGGGACTTCACTGAACGATATGAATGACATAAACCAGTGTACAAAGATCATTCAACGGTTAAACACAATGTTGGTAGTTCTCAAACGTTTAAAAGAGCCTGTGAGAAACATTCATGCTTAAAGTAATCGTTTCACGTCTTAAACTTGTGACTAGAGCATGTTTTTTGATTGCAGACAACTTGCATCTGACATATTGCAGCAACTTCCTGTTTTGCTGACCTAATAACTGAGACTGGGTGAAAGTTCACACATACTGTAGAGTT containing:
- the plin2 gene encoding perilipin-2 encodes the protein MASVDVVNNQNVVDRIVHLPLVISTYGMVSNVYCNTKNNHPYLKSVCEVAENGVKSITSAAFYSALPIIGKLEPQISIANDLACKGLDKIEKTLPILHKPSDQIVANAKEAVQDSMEKTKTVVSSGVQTMMESRAVKLMSSRVDTALSTSETLLEQYLPEAEDVKECEVKNTEGFENNSEASSYFVRLGSLSSKVKDRAYQRAVEKIEYTRSLMGWKTGSQDENETVTDNEAEETESRTLTIAYNLSQQLQTTYLVLVSSLKGLPQHVSVQVTSVSQSAIEIYSSFRKTAAIGDMPSTILVISRSQLSRIGESMDNVMDYLVNNTPLNWLVGPFYPRVQRSTANGPKSNKQSTLQPEVEIQSVNEDR